Proteins found in one Sorghum bicolor cultivar BTx623 chromosome 1, Sorghum_bicolor_NCBIv3, whole genome shotgun sequence genomic segment:
- the LOC8077999 gene encoding mitochondrial inner membrane protein OXA1-like, giving the protein MAFSARRSLATSLSHHFSRRLHPSISHLIPPHHDNSDPAPSPSSSPVPPPRPQSQQPAPPFPSALPWASRSRAVAPFPLPFALHLAAHRHFSASPPDTDVLTDAAAAAAPVSELLSDGVASAAASVPLPPAPYPGEVAAAAAESFPPVAALQHLLDAVQSFTGLNWWATIALTTVMIRLVTVPLLINQMKSTMKLNEMRPEIEAINEEMRNSTDPRSMEVGKQKLGELFLRHGVTPLTPLKGLFIQGPIFMSFFFAISNMVEKVPSMKGGGMYWFTDLTTPDNLFILPVLTSLTFLATVELNMQDGMEGNPMAKTMKKVSRFFGVMFVPFTIGFPKAIFFYWVTSNLFSLVYGAVLRNPAVRLCLNLPPLESHPTPAQVQPLNLSRGPEASPGVDSPISDKECEQSSSVLSTGADSPIADKECEQSSSVLSDRIRDLEIRAKSRGGSQE; this is encoded by the exons ATGGCTTTCTCCGCGCGGAGGAGCCTCGCCACCAGCCTGTCCCACCACTTCTCCCGCCGCCTCCACCCCTCCATCTCGCACCTCATCCCTCCTCACCACGACAACTCCGACCCCGCTCCCTCCCCTTCCTCCTCCCCCGTGCCACCGCCTCGGCCCCAATCGCAGCAGCCCGCACCACCGTTCCCCTCCGCGCTTCCATGGGCGTCGAGATCCCGGGCCGTGGCCCCCTTCCCCCTCCCCTTCGCTCTCCACCTCGCTGCCCACCGCCACTTCTCTGCCTCGCCCCCCGACACGGACGTCTTgacggacgccgccgccgccgcggcccccgTGTCGGAGCTGCTCTCGGATGGGGTGGCGTCCGCTGCCGCGTCCGTCCCCTTGCCGCCGGCGCCGTACCCAGGggaggtcgccgccgccgcggctgaATCATTTCCTCCGGTCGCGGCCCTGCAGCACCTCCTCGACGCCGTGCAATCCTTCACCGGGCTCAACTG GTGGGCCACTATTGCGCTGACGACGGTGATGATCCGGTTAGTGACTGTCCCGCTGCTCATCAACCAAATGAAGTCCACGATGAAGTTAAAT GAGATGAGGCCAGAAATTGAAGCCATCAATGAAGAGATGCGAAAT TCAACTGATCCAAGATCAATGGAAGTGGGGAAACAGAAATTGGGGGAGCTGTTCCTTAG ACATGGAGTGACTCCATTGACACCATTGAAGGGCCTATTCATACAGGGACCTATATTCATGAGCTTTTTCTTTGCT ATATCAAATATGGTTGAGAAAGTCCCTTCTATGAAAGGAGGTGGTATGTATTGGTTTACTGATTTGACGACTCCTGATAATTTATTCATTCTCCCAGTGTTAACATCACTGACCTTTCTGGCTACAGTAGAG cTTAATATGCAAGATGGCATGGAAGGAAATCCTATGGCAAAAACAATGAAAAAGGTCTCTAGATTTTTTGGAGTTATGTTTGTTCCATTTACAATAGGCTTTCCAAAG GCAATTTTCTTTTACTGGGTCACATCAAACCTTTTCTCACTTGTTTACGGTGCTG TTCTCCGGAATCCGGCTGTAAGACTCTGCTTAAATCTTCCTCCCTTGGAATCTCATCCTACACCTGCACAAGTGCAACCCTTAAACCTGTCGCGCGGACCCGAGGCAAGTCCTGGAGTAGATTCTCCTATTTCAGACAAGGAATGTGAGCAATCGAGTTCTGTGCTAAGTACTGGAGCCGATTCTCCTATAGCAGACAAGGAATGTGAGCAATCGAGTTCTGTGCTAAGTGACCGTATCAGAGATCTTGAGATAAGGGCTAAATCAAGGGGTGGATCTCAAGAGTAA